A DNA window from Centroberyx gerrardi isolate f3 chromosome 5, fCenGer3.hap1.cur.20231027, whole genome shotgun sequence contains the following coding sequences:
- the kctd6a gene encoding BTB/POZ domain-containing protein KCTD6a, translated as MENGDWGYMTGEPVTLNVGGCVYSTSLSTLQRYPDSMLGAMFRGDFPTMRDAHGNYFIDRDGPLFRYILNFLRTSELTLPFDFKETELLRKEADFYQIEPLIQCLGDPKPLLPYPTDTYEEVVELSSTRKLSKYSNPVAVIITQLTITTKVHAVLQSISTSFTKWNKHMMDTRDYQVSFTFGPCDHQQEVSLRVHLLDFISKAGFTIRNTRVHHMSERANENTVEHHWTFCRRARKVDD; from the exons ATGGAGAATGGAGACTGGGGCTACatg ACGGGGGAGCCGGTGACGCTGAACGTGGGCGGCTGTGTGTACAGCACGTCTCTGTCCACGCTGCAGCGGTACCCAGACTCCATGCTGGGAGCCATGTTCAGAGGAGACTTCCCCACCATGAGGGACGCACACGGGAACTACTTCATCGACCGTGACGGGCCGCTcttccg CTACATCCTGAACTTCCTGCGGACGTCGGAGTTGACGCTGCCCTTCGACTTCAAGGAGACGGAGCTCCTCAGGAAGGAGGCCGACTTCTACCAGATCGAGCCCCTGATCCAGTGCCTGGGAGACCCCAAACCCCTGCTGCCCTACCCCACCGACACCTACGAGGAAGTGGTGGAGCTGTCCAGCACCAGGAAGCTGTCCAAGTACTCCAACCCTGTCGCTGTCATCATCACCCAGCTCACCATCACTACCAAG gttcaTGCTGTGTTGCAGTCTATCTCGACCAGTTTCACTAAGTGGAATAAACACATGATGGACACCAGAGACTACCAGGTGTCCTTCACCTTCGGACCATGTGACCACCAGCAGGAAGTCAGCCTGCGCGTTCACCTGCTCGACTTCATCTCCAAAGCT GGTTTTACGATACGGAACACGCGTGTTCACCACATGAGCGAACGGGCCAAtgagaacacagtagaacaccaCTGGACGTTCTGCCGGCGAGCCCGAAAAGTCGACGACTGA